Within Peromyscus leucopus breed LL Stock chromosome 16_21, UCI_PerLeu_2.1, whole genome shotgun sequence, the genomic segment cacagagatcctcctgcctctgccacccacatctttaatattattattactatattatataaatatgtttgtgtatatatttgtatataaacatgtatgtcgtgtgtgtgtttgtgggggggcACACGCCCCACACCCCAGTGTGAGTGCGAAGGTTAGGGACAGCCTGCAGTGGCTGGTTGTCCCCTTCAACCAGGGATttaattcaggtcaccaggcttggtgacaagcgcCTTCatccacagaaccatctctctggcacctttttttttttttttttttctcgagacagggtttctctgtgtagttttggagcctgtcctggaactcactctgtagaccaggctggccttgaactcacagagatccgcctggctctgcttcccaagtgctgggattaaaggcatgcaccaccaccgccaccactgcccggctctgggacctttttattttctaaaaaatgtatttgtgcctggagagttggctcagaggttaagagcactggctgctcttccagaggacccaggttcaattcccagcacccacatgatggctcacagttgtctataactccagtttcagggggtccaccactctcttctggcctcagtgggctctgcatgcacatgttgcacagacatgcatgcgtgcaggcaaacactcatgtacatagcacaaaattaaaatacttcTCCTTATTTTCATGCTCAGCCTTGAGCGGGTACTCTCAGCAGAGTTGTGCCCTGCAAACGTGCTCTGGTGTTTTCGGTGCCCTTTGAGATTTCAGGTCAGCCTCTCCCCAGATCTCTCTTACCATCTCCATTCTCGTCCACCAGGAGGAAGATCCTGTCCACCACCTCCTCAGGTGTGAGCAGTTGGCCCTGCTGCTCCAGGTCCAGCTCCACCCGGCAGGCTTTCTTCAGCTTGTAGATTGcctgtcagagagagaaagagctagGCTCCTCTGACAGACCTCAGGGACCTGTGTCCCTTAGTGCCCCCTCCCTAGCACTGGCCTCCAGGCCGAGCATCCTCACATCACCTGACCCAGATGTCCTGGTTGCTTTTTGTTCATCTGACACTAGGTAGGGTCatcagggaagagggaatctcaacagAGAAAACGCCTCCAGCGCCGGTCTATTGGGCACTTCAGCATCTTCTTGATTAATATGGATGGGGGGGTAGCCCATTGTGGGCAATGCCACTCTGAAGCTCACTGACCAGGCCACTTAGTGGAATCAGAGAGCTTTAAGAATGAAAGaccttctcaaaacaaacaaacaaaaagtacaggggctggagagatggctcagtggttaagaacactggctgcttttccagaggacctgggctggactgtcagtacccacatgatggttaACAACCCCCTGTCACTCCAGTTTAGGGGATCTGacccctcctctggctcctgaggGCACAGCAAAAAATGGTACACCACTGCAAATGCAGGAAaaacatcaatacacataaaatagcaaaacataaatttcttaaaaacatataaccacaaacacacaccacacatgccgCCTGCCtcacaaaaagaaacaattttgatttttgtttttgtttttttcaagacagggtttctctgtgtagttttggtgcctgtcctggatctcactctgtagaccaggctggccttgaactcacagagatccgcctgcctctgcctcctgagtgctgggattaaaggcgtgcgccaccactgcccacagcTGGGACATCTTGATGGCCCCAGATAACACGTTGTAAATGATTTCATCCCTTCTACCCTGACTCAGTGCCAGGTGGCTCCCTGTTGAGCAGGCCACCACGCCCCAGAAATGAGAAGGGGACAGGGCACGCCCCCAGGCAGATACTGACCTCCACGATGTCCAGGAGCTCCAGGCGGTCGATGCAGCCATTTCCGTCCTTGTCATAGATCTTGAAGGTCCACCTGAGCTTGTGCTCCAGGGTGCCCCTCAGCACGAGGTTCAGGGCCGCCACGTACTCCAGGAAGTCAATGGTGTTGTCCTGCATTGAGTGTGGACAGTGTTGAGGCCCCAGatccccagcctctcctccccagaGCATGGGTCCTCTTGACACGATGTCCCCGGGCCCCGTGTTCCCTCTCCCCTGCACACAGGTGGCCTCTGTGTCGCTGTGCATGCTGCTCCTCACCCTGGGACCCTGCTCATTCTCTGCCTCACCCTTCCATGCAGCTGGGACAGCAGACCCATGCCACCAGGGCTAGAGAACTGGTCTTCACTTGTCCAGGGCTTTCCATTCTTAGAATATTATCTCTCAACCTAATTCAGTTTCCACGCTGACCCCCACGCTGTAGGAGGCACATTCTGGCACAGCTCCTTCCTGGTGTAGCCTCCACCCCTGTGAGGTCATAGAAACTCTGGGACGGACCATTTCTGGGACACCTCTGGCTGGGGTTAATCTCATCTGTGCATGGGTCAGCAACAATTACCCACGGTAGCCTGGGATGGACGGACACACCCATACcctgagcacaggctggaggccCCCGGGAGATTAACTTCCTTGGCTTGGCTGCGGGGTGCCCTGGCCCTGCAGCTCTCACACAGGAAGTCAAACTGGTGCCTGTGCTGGGGCCGGTCCGGACAGTACAGTCTcgaaaggtcagcaagcaagcaGAAGGAATCCTGACTAGCAAAAGAGATGGCTTCAGCCacccttacattttttttttttgtagatttatatttattttgttttacacgtatgaatgttttgcctgcatgtgtatatgtacaacatgtgtgtgcctggtacccatggaggtcagaagagggcactgggtcacatggaatggttgtgagccaccatgtgggtgctgggaatcaagcctgggtccaCTGAACTtcaagccatatctccagcctccATCTTCCTTTTTCAAAACTCCATCCCCAGGCTACACTCAAGAGGTGttgcaagagagaggaggggcagagataggaggctgaggcaggggcatctcaAGTTTTAGACTAGACTGGGCTACctagtaaggccctgtctcaaaacaaacaggctggagagatgactcagtggttaagagtacttgtccTTGTAGTGAGTCTACGTTCCCTgcatccacagggcagctcactaCATCTACAACTCCGGTTCTGGAGAATcagatgccctctgacctccgtgggcaccaggtacacgCTGCACTACGTATGCAGACATGCTGGCAAAACGCtcatatacataacataaaacagttctcaaaataacaacaaaatcccaGTCCTCTAGGCAGGAGCACTGGAGCAGGAGTTAAGACGCCCAAGTGAGTGCTTGACCTTGGACAAACAGGCTCACTTTCTTGCGTTGGATGTGTTGGTGTGGAACAGGCTCTGTCTGTGTGgtcagtgtagcaggaatcttaaaagttcttattaataaaatcaagcctgagccaggtattggtgtgaactggaagatcagagaaccagaacaagccacagctacctcacctggccaacttctcagctggtcttgtttcctcagactggaagcttctgtgtcctcatccagaatggctctcagctgaactgctactcaaaagcctgaaagcttaaccagccaaatgcttctagtttctggtcctcacgccttacatacctttctgctttctaccaccactccctgggattaaaggcgtgagtcaccatgcctggctgtatccttgaacagatggatttctgcctctggaatgctgggattgaaggcgtgtgctaccactgcctctcctcatgtttaatattgtggctgttgtgttctctgaccccagataagtttattagggtgcacaatgttttggggaacacaataccaccacaggtcagTGTTGGCCTCACACTAGTGATGCTTTCTAGAGCTGAGTGGCAGCATACTCTGCCACACCTAGCTGTCAACGCGCCACCTTTCACCCCAGTTTTCTCATCATTTaatttggacaaaaaaaaaaaaaaaaccaacaacccgCACCCCTCCTACAGCCTtgaggagaagaggaggtggaCCTGCGAGGTCAGAAGTTGGCTTTGTGCCCTGTGGGTGTCTCATGGGTGACCTCAACAGAAGATCATCACTTTGGAACCGCTGAGCCCACCCTGAGTGGGGCTAAGGGCCTTAGACCTCAAGTGGCATTCCCACCGAGTCAGCTTGGCACAAGTTCTGCATGACACTTTCTTCAGATCACCTGTGTGTTCCCTCAATCAGGGAGCCAAAATAGTCTTTATTCCATACTACAGACTGCAGGGgcttgggcatggtggcacatggctttaatcccagaattcaggaggctgaggcaggtggagctctgtgagttcgaggccagtctggtctattgaagagttctaggacagtcaagactagatagtgaaaccctgtctcaaataaaaatcaaaacaacacaccACAACAAAAAGGACCTCAGGACACTGAACTAGATAGATAACCTTTAAAAACCAAGTCCTTTTTCCCccatataattatttcttttttttaaaaaataatttacttatttttattttaggtacattggtattttgcttgcatgtacgtctgtgtgagggagttggatcccctggaactggagttacagacagttgtgagctgccatgtgggtgctgggaactgaacttgggtcctctgcagcaagtgctcttaaccactgagctatgtctccagcccctgaattaaaatacatatttgaagCAAAGCTAGAGTCGAAGAGAATTTGATACAGATTTTACATACCAgggttgagagagagaaagacaacttgggaagaaaataagagacaCTAAGAACGTGGCTCTGGGCGTCTCGGAGGACAGGAGCAATGGATTACATTAAGATTGGACCTGGGAGAAGGCTCAGTCTGTAAAAGTGATGCCATGCAAACATGAAGCCCTTCCCTAGCACCTACACAAAGGCTGAGCAGGGGCCGGGGCGGGTCGAAAGACCGCCTCAGTCAAGGGCAGGTACTTCcccaccacctgtaactacagttccagggatccactgccctcttctggtcaccacgggcactgcactcatgtgcgcaAACCCTCACACAGTTTAAAATTCGGTagaactttgaaaagaaaacagagtgtGGTGGCATCTACTTGCTATTGCTGAgagagtggacacaggaggatttctggaCTTACTGACCAACCAGCTTATCctcatcagtgagctccaggtcaatgagagatggtgtcacaaaaacaaaatggatgCCTCCCAGGAAATGACACCGAgagccatctctggcctccatatgcacacaaatgtacCTCCCGTCCATAAACACAtgaatgcaaacacacatacatacaaattataAGGCCCGATTACCATGTGTTTATTATGTAATTTAGTGCCTTTTAGCTGCTGGTGTCATTGGAGGGCTTAAAGAAACTCTGGAATTTGATTCATGCAATCCCTCGTGTCTTAAAGAGTTGaaagggggagctggagagaagactcgGCAGTTAGAGAATTTAACCTGTTTATCAGAGGACTGGCAttctggatcccagcacccacactgggcagctcgcaaacacctgtaactctagctctaaggTATCTGATGCCCCTTTCTGGTGTACACACACGcgagagcgcgcgcgcgcgcacacacacacacacacacacacacacacacacacacacatgcacacacgcacacatgtacaattgatcttttttttttaagagttaaaagGGACTTTAGGAACTACCCACCCACCTCCCAGTCAGTGTGAAgccccctccagcctccacaacAGGGAAGAACGGAGCGGCCTCTGTCTGAAGGACCCTAGCAAGGGGCGCTCTTTGTCTGTGCTAAGATGGCCTTGGGACATCTCAGTTCCCTGCGTTAAGAGCAGCAGGCCTCTACGGGGGTTGACAAACTGCCCCTTTGCTGCAGCTCCTGACTCAAAATGCCCAGGGAAGGCCCAGGCTGTGTGCCAGTGACCCTCGGCTCTCAGGGAGAGGATGCAGAGAGccgaggaggagaagggagagggacacATGATGGGAGAGGGAGGAGTCGGGGGAATGGCGGGACAGAAAGGGCGCAGGGCACGGAGGGTCCCACGCCGAGGGCTCACGGACGGGAACGGCACCCGGTGCACTGGTCACGAGTCCCCTGCAGGGAGGGCTCCTTACCCCGTTCTTGTCGAAGGCTCGGAACATGCCCTCCACATACTGGGTGGCCTCCTCATTGCCCGTGACCTTGAAGAAGCGCTTGAACTCGTGCATGAAGAGGGTCCCGCTGGGACACTCCACCACAAACTTCTTGTACCACTCCTGCAGCTCCGCCACGTCCATCTCCCCGGCAGCCTCCGCCTCCTCCCAGCTAAACTGCTGCCCCATCCCGGCTCCTCGAAGGCCTCGGCCGACCTTAGGCTCCGGCCCCTCGCCTCCGTCGCCTCCGTTCGACCAGCGCTTTCATTGTCTCGGGGAAACTGAACTTGATTGGTAGTGGAGGACCTCCAGAAGGGGGGCAGCCGGGGCCAGCTTAGCTGTGTAAGACCATTAGAGGATTCCCCGAAGTGACTGACCTCCATATGGCTAAGCTTCCCCGCCTCCCCCTCCACAGGCCTGGGGAGAGGCAGCAGGCTATGAGCGTAAGAGCCCTGCGGGGTTTCTCGGTCACACCAGTGTCTGCGGCTCCCTCACAGGCCACGCCTGAATCTGGAAGTTTTCATTTTCCAGCTTAAAGGACAAATGCTTCTCCCAGCCATCCCGCAAGCCCTGAACTCGCCCTCTCTCTCAAGCACTAACGACCTGCCGGATCTGGGAGTGTGGGACTAAAGTATCTTTGAGTGTCTTATATTGAAGGCCATGTGAACCTCCTTTAGAAGCAGTTACATATTCCCTCTGTTGACCAAGTATATGTTCATTACATATTGAGTCGATCACATATTCATTGTacgagaggcagggggatcttgagttcaaagccactctgggctACCCTGTTGACACAGGAAGACACCCCCGtgtcaacaacaaaacaatcaaattatatatttatgctgtcttttagattttatttattttttggagacaggttctcacattgtagctctggctgtcctagaactcactgtgtaaaccagaatggccctgaactcacagagatccacctgcctctgcctcaagtgctgggattaaggactaccatgcttggctgtgttttatttttattttgtgtgaacaggtgtttgtatatatgcacatatgtatcaCATGAATGCAGTGTTTCATAGAGGTCGGAAGGTGTCGGTTCCCCTAGATGTGGAGTTACATTCATTGTGAGTCACCAcgttggatgctgggaactgaatctgggtcctctacaggagcaacaagtgtttttaatcactgaaccatctctctgacccttgcacttcttttatttttaaagatttttttcttattttaaaattatttgtatatgtgtatgtgttatgttcacgtgagtgcagtgcctatggaggccagaagagggcgtcagatcctctggagttggagttacaggcagttgtgaaccacccaacacAGGTGTCcatatctgaactcaggtctctacAAGGGCAGTataagctcttaaccactgagccatccctccagcccaccagaacctattttttatttatttgtttattaaaaagattttttccattttacataccaatcccagtcccttcccccttctcctgctccctcacttccccccaccccaccccccatccactcctcagagagggtaaggcctcccttggagggtcaacaaagtctggcatactaagttgaggcaggatcaacaGCTTCtcaccctcccactcccccccaccccctgtcaaGGCTGAAATAACaacaaggtgtcccaccctagggaatgtgtccaaaaagccatttcatgcacctgggatgagtcctggttccactgccaggggctccccagacagatctagccacataactgtcacccacattcagagggcctagccGCACCTATTTTTTTGAGTGGccgtggtagtgcacacttgcGGTTCCACCGTGGAAGGGAGGCTCGTCCTGGAACTGATGATGTGCTCAGGCCGGAGCTCATCTCCAGCGATCTGTGCCGGCTGACACCCCAGTTTCTCTACGCCTCACCACTCACCCCAGTGCAGGAACGTCTGCTGTCTCCCTTTCACGGTCTAGTGAAGTTTTCTCCCACATCCCACATTCCTCTGGGTCTGAGGCTAGTGCTCTCCTCATACCCCACCGTTCCTTCAATGGCTCCTTTTCTCCCTCAGACGGTctgttccagggctggagagatggctcagcagttacgggTCCTTTCTACTCTTTCAGAGAGACTGGGTTCGGCTCTCAATACCCACACTGAGCATTCACAACTGCCTGATTCcacttctaggggatccaacgccctctgcAGGCCTCTGCAtccacatgatgcacatacaggccagcacatgcacataaataaaaattcaaaaaaaattttaatgcctGTCCCTTTGAGGCCATGTCCTGCTCTGTTTTACTCTTCCTTGTTACTGTCCTTCACGAGTAATGTCACACTTGTCCCCGGCGGCGTGTCCATGATGTCAACAGCCGCGTGGATGACTGACCATCCATCCACACTAGCTCACAAATCCTTGGCCCCCttagctgttttttgttgttgtttatttagctcattaatttgtgtctgtgtgagcacagGCACATGTATACCACactgtgcctgcagaggtcagagggcatttccaggaatctccttctaccttgttgaccaaggtctctcttgtttctgctgctctgCTTCCTACCCCTGTGAAAGTCTggatgattctcctgtctcctctcccatcAAACGGTGTGAGTGCCGGGCTGCACACCACCACGTCCAGCTtttcctgtgggttccagggattggcATATCTTCCTGCCTTCCACCCGCTTAGTAAAAAGCATCACCACCTCCCCCGTTCACCCGTGGTCCAAACAGTAGCAGCCTCTGGGGATTGGTTACGTACAGAATTTCCCAGGTGTCCACTCCTAGTGAGCTGACTCAGGCACCTTGGGGTGGGGCACAGCACTGTTCAGAAAGCCCTGCAGGGCTCCGGAACACAGCGGAGTTTGAAAGCACTGGGCCCTGCCCCGATCAGTTTCTCTGCTGTCTCTGAAAGTCAGCCATCTTGTTGATATTTCCTCCCCTTCCAGTTCATTTACATTAACTCCATCACTGCAGTCATTCACCAACAGGACGACACTTGCAGTCTGCCGATCCGCGTTTTTACCCTGACATTGCTCATGTCCTTTTCCTCACAGCTCAGCACGCTCTCAGTTCCCCTCGTGgaactctgacctctcagctAACCCTCGCCTGGCCGGGTTGGGTTCCCGCTGAAGCTGTCTCCTATGGAACTTGGACCTCCCCACCTAACCCTCGCCTGGCCCAGGCCTATGTCCTAACCCCTGCCTACACCTAGGAGGCTGAGAGCAGCTGGAGCACCAGGCACAGTCTGCATCCTGTCACCCTAGGCATGCTTCCCCAGTGAAGTCACACCCCCTCAAGGTGACTGTCACACCCTCCACTGATCCCCGAGACCCTAACCCTCGCTTGAACTTGGCGTTTGTGGAGGGAACTGGAATGTGAAGATGGATGAGGACAGGGGCTGCAGTGTACAGGAGCCATGTGATGGGAAGCTGCAGGTTGAAAGCAGAGGGCAGCGCTTCTCTAGAACGCACTGCTctgagctgggggtggtggcTCAGGCTGTAGACCCGGCCCTTAGGAGGCTTAGGCACAAGGGTtgggagttctgggccagcctggactatatagcaagGCTTTGTTCAAGGGAAAAAGGAATGAacaggggctgaagagacggtccagtggtcaagagcacttgctgctcttacggAGGACCCGggctcagttcctggcacccacgaGGTGGCTCGTGTCCACCTAGGatttcagttccagggactccaaccctctcttctgacctccttgggcacgacatgcatgtagtgcacagacataaatggaGGTAAACATGTGTACACGGAAAAGACTAATCTTCAAAAGTTCATTATAagaagaaacaaattattttgtaTAGTCTGTTGGCACAGACTATAATTTCAGTTTAGGAGGCAGGCACAGAACAATATATGCTCGAGGCCTTATGGTGAGACCCTTGtatatgagagagacagagagacagagagacagagagagcgcacaggcTCACTTAGCAGTAGGCCCTTGCCCAGCATGTAtgaagttcaatccccagtatccaggggaaagggggaagaaaaataaactctttgAATGAAACACAACTTGACGTAGTCTCTGGCTGAGGGACCACAAATTGGTTTGGGTTTTCACGTGGGCCAGTTGCCCATGACTTGCCCTATAAATACCACTGACCTAGCTGACCTAGGAGGTATAAATATATCACTTTAAAGAAGATTAAGAATCCATGGCAGGGAAGgagagcttggggggggggtaacaATAGTAGGATTTAAAGAGGGCAGAGCTCAGCATGGAGCAGGGCATTTGCAGAGAACCCCGGACGGCAGGCAGCCGGCTGCTCGTGTGCACCAGCGGAGTCCACTGACCCCGCCAGGCCCGGTTGAAGCCCTGCCATAGTCCCCATGCTGCCGTCCTTCCCACACAACAGCTCCCCGCCTCCGTGCCGAGCCCCAACACTGGGCTGGCCCTCACTCTTGGCCTGTGCCAGCATCGGGCCTACCACACCACGGTGTGTCTGCTCCCTTTGCATACATTATTTATTCCTTAGGACCCCTTACcccaaccttttttttctttttttttttttttttctcgagacagggtttctctgtgtagttttggagcctgtcctggaactcactctgtagaccaggctggtctcgaactcacagagatctgcctgcctctgcctcccgagtgctgggattaaaggcgtgcgccaccatgcttggctacagcctctctctctctctctctctctctctctctctctctctctctctctctctctctcgatggGTTTCACTGTAGCTCAGGCAGCCTTTGAagtcctcagcctcctcagtgctggggtcacaggttgagtcaccaggcttggctcacAGCCCCTTTAGGTCCTGCGTTTGTCCCGTCACTCGCCTGAACTTCAATCAATTTCACCACTTCCTGGCCCAGGTTCAGGTGCAGCTCCAGCCTTGGCTCTCTGCTGTAAAGGGGCTAACGGCAGCATCTGCTTTATTGTTATTGTAAATCAGATGGCACCCGTGTCTGAGGCCGCCCGGGAGAGACTGGGCATGGTGTAGGGTCTATAATGGGCATGCTGCACGTGCCCCATCTAGCCAGCTCTAAGcggctctctctcccctctcctgggTGTCTCTTAAGCCAACACACAAGCCTCACTCACACCGCTGCCCCAGTGATGCTGCTGCCAGCTCACACTGCCTAGTGAAGGCCCATCATGAGCCCAGCTCTGCCACGCTGCTTCGTCTAGACCAGTGCACCAAGCTTAATAGGCAGGCAGTTTCCTACACCCCACCCAGGAGTAGGTCAGGCTGTGGTAGGGTTAAGTATTTTGCCTGGGTTTACAGCACTTGGTGTGAACTCTCAGGTGGTAAGACTGTTTGACTCCAAAGTTCACGTTCCTCTACTATTAGTGGAGGGACACTCATCAACACATGAACGGTCAGCTGACTAACGGGTTCAGGGTACTTCAGGCACCCACTGTGGCTTTCCTCTTTGGCTGGACATGTccgtgtatgtggaggccagggtaGAAGCTGGGTCTcctcctcagctgctctccatgttTCTcccatgtgtacatgtttatatgtatgtgtgcacaggatgcgagtgtatgtggaggccagaggtttacATGGGAAATCATCCTCGACTGATCTTCTGCCTTGCTCACTGGGCATCGTCTCTCGGAGCTCACCGACTCGGCTCTTCTCTCCAGGCAGCTTGTTGGGGGAGCTGGTCTCCTTCTGAGGCTCAATTCCAGGCGGGTCTCCATGCCAACCTGGTATTTACGTGAGTTCTTGTGCTTCCATGGAAcgcattaaccactgagccatctcccctgctcCTCTGCCGGatcttctgagacaggctctctcactgagcctggagtctg encodes:
- the Guca1b gene encoding guanylyl cyclase-activating protein 2; protein product: MGQQFSWEEAEAAGEMDVAELQEWYKKFVVECPSGTLFMHEFKRFFKVTGNEEATQYVEGMFRAFDKNGDNTIDFLEYVAALNLVLRGTLEHKLRWTFKIYDKDGNGCIDRLELLDIVEAIYKLKKACRVELDLEQQGQLLTPEEVVDRIFLLVDENGDGQLSLTEFVEGARRDKWVMKMLQMDVNPGSWITQQRRRSAMF